CGGAGGACGTGCCGCTGTATTGCCTGGCCGTCGCGCGCAAGGACGACCTGTACCTGGGCGCGTATACGCGCCACGGCGGCGAGGCGCGGGCGCTGGAGCCGGAGACGGCCATGTCGCCCCAGGAGGTCGCCGCGCGCATGGCGGCGGAGCCCCGGGCCGTGGCGCTGGGGCCCGCGCTGGTGGACTACCGCGCGGCGCTGGAGTCGCACGGGGTGGCGCCGCACCGGCTGCTGCCGGGCCCGGCGTTCCCGTCCGCGGTGGAGCTGGCGCGGCTGGTGCGCTTCCCGGACGACTTCTCGCTCCAGGCGCTCTTCGCCATGGAGCCGCACTACGTGCGCGCCTCGGAGCCGGAGCGCAACCCCAAGTTCCCGCCCCTGCCGGGCCCGGCGCCCACGGCGCGGTTGAAGGAAGACTGAAGACCCCGTCCGGGGCGCGCGCCCGCGCGTCCGGGGGCA
This sequence is a window from Myxococcus stipitatus. Protein-coding genes within it:
- the tsaB gene encoding tRNA (adenosine(37)-N6)-threonylcarbamoyltransferase complex dimerization subunit type 1 TsaB translates to MFLALDTSTLTLSLALVERGPDGAVRVVEHVVVGPPAKQSEVLPGVVGELLSRHGVTLSRLEGLAVGLGPGSFTGLRIGLATVKSLAYAANLKVAGASSLAAVALEGPEDVPLYCLAVARKDDLYLGAYTRHGGEARALEPETAMSPQEVAARMAAEPRAVALGPALVDYRAALESHGVAPHRLLPGPAFPSAVELARLVRFPDDFSLQALFAMEPHYVRASEPERNPKFPPLPGPAPTARLKED